A region from the Misgurnus anguillicaudatus chromosome 7, ASM2758022v2, whole genome shotgun sequence genome encodes:
- the kif26ba gene encoding kinesin-like protein KIF26B isoform X3 translates to MMERAAQKLNLSSKKKKQRPAPPVVCDPPLFPTNFSGILQVSPPPAPPCLLRAVNKVKDTPGMGKVKVMVRLCPSTPGSAAESSSFLKVDSRKKQVTIMDPAANSQQNQTQKRGVSNQVPPKMFAFDAAFSHDASQAEVCAGTVAEVIQSVVNGADGCVFCFGHSKLGKSYTMIGKDESMQSLGIIPCAISWLFKLINECKEKTGARFSVRVSAVEVWGKDENLKDLLSDVATGSLQDGQSPGVYLCEDPICGMQLQNQSELRAPTAEKAAFFLDAAIASRYSSKPDCDEEEHRNSHMLFTLHIYQYRMEKTGKGGMSGGRSRLHLIDLGSCVKVLSKTRDSTTGLCLSLSALGNVILALVNGSKHIPYKDSKLTMLLRESLGNMNCRTTMIAHISSSPYNFSETLSTLQIASRVLRLKKKKAKVSMQYTSSSSGGESSCEEGRMRRPTQLRTIHSRNVVDSEMPLLHLSSDPEDYSSSEQSCDTVIYVGPNGSALSDKELTDNEGPPEFVPIIPSLHKNITDNSTALLASQPSQQQAVALIAQVSQSVQPMQNIHPQSLPPVLEEGPESGKKEKDCLKCNTFAELQERLECIDGREEVTEFPFEEAPANRVAKLEPGQVVKGTQQSSSPKRISNDQQLEEIREAVEEAEIAQSIIESLAQCSTGGCGLSTSRSVTGSCGVGQLTPLQRAKSSSLHDSKESISGGSSSEGKTRPMGSPRLGIASLTKTSEYKPPSSPSQRCKVYTQKGVMPGTPPNSSQNLYKDSRKSSMESLLNPESRTSPVGMSPQVLRRSSSCNSIGSAETLYDDVPQLPLDKKDLKNNTATVTLQQPLEPNGEDELVFTMVEKLTISGLMENGRPTSIISFNSDCSVQALASGSRPVSIISSISEDLEHYNSAPCTTSATISEVNIAKFLPLNRVEGEAQASRRSSISSWLSEMSAGSDGDSFVAQQCFGQGEALAEDRLLKIQEEVDLEGLLESNGQNNSETENDFNKTDKVNDKSTPTKHKLDNTSLARASSSYVPFKTTFTTQPCAAVKPMVVQDLQAKSSSVNDPKSSPISISSELTFDDPWLKREGGEETNPMEMTFEAKIEKRTFESVKRKCIFEKHSSEAVHSPDSMNRVVDGCEMIFNASESITQVYSADILRTGSLPRAWHRLNKQDDLEDPTYRYTSGEYKSLGVTTSTPCSPRATLERRCSAGRQGFFTRQKGIPPLPPVRKSSLDQKNRASPQHNPGNTHVLGSTPEDLGGKHKGPNVESSRLFSAKLEQLATRTNSLGRSHGAHYDCFSLERAESLTSLVSKGGVTKDSTMPRTGRSVSRGLISSPTNGPNGNNNVLQSPKASQSKISAVSKLLMASPKARSLSTSSTKTLSFSTKSLPQSVNRSSSLPPNGKNQTQNSWSTQSLSRSKGTGLASKLPLRAVNGRISELLQGSAISRASQGRGTSDTEDKGAAAQGDERPVVHTLPSPYSKITAPRRPHRCSSGHASDNSSVLSGELPPAMGKTALFYHSGGSSGYESMIRDSEATGSTSSAQDSMSENSSSISGRRSLKNSKKRSNTGTQRRRLIPNLTLDTSSPVRKPVISPGVRWVDGPLRPAQRGLTEPFEIKVYEIDDVERLQRRRTAGNKEVLYFSAKLKILEHRQQRISEVRAKYDWLKKELEQTKQHLMLEPEKWTTEFDLQQTFEVDSLEYLEALEFVTERLENRVNFCKAHLMMITCFDITCRRR, encoded by the exons GTGAAAGTGATGGTACGTCTGTGTCCTTCAACCCCCGGCAGCGCGGCCGAATCCAGCTCTTTCCTGAAGGTCGATTCTCGTAAGAAGCAAGTGACCATCATGGACCCAGCCGCCAACTCTCAGCAGAATCAAACTCAGAAACGTGGGGTCTCCAACCAGGTCCCTCCAAAGATGTTCGCCTTTGATGCTGCCTTCTCCCATGATGCCTCTCAG GCCGAGGTTTGCGCAGGAACTGTGGCTGAGGTCATTCAGTCTGTGGTCAACGGAGCAGACGGCTGTGTGTTTTGCTTTGGACACTCCAAACTAG GTAAATCCTACACTATGATCGGCAAGGACGAGTCCATGCAGAGTTTGGGCATCATTCCCTGTGCCATCTCCTGGCTCTTCAAACTGATAAACGAATGCAAAGAAAAGACAGGCGCACGCTTTTCAGTCCGGGTTTCTGCAGTTGAGGTCTGGGGAAAAGACGAGAACCTAAAGGACTTGTTATCTGATGTGGCGACAGGCAGTTTGCAGGACGGCCAGTCTCCAGGCGTCTACCTCTGCGAGGACCCCATCTGTGGAATGCAG TTGCAGAATCAGAGCGAATTACGAGCTCCGACCGCCGAGAAAGCCGCGTTCTTCCTGGATGCTGCCATTGCGTCACGGTACAGCAGCAAGCCCGACTGTGATGAAGAGGAGCATCGTAACTCTCACATGCTCTTTACGCTTCACATCTACCAGTATCGAATGGAGAAGACCGGGAAAGGAGGAA TGTCGGGAGGCCGGAGCCGATTGCATCTCATTGATTTGGGAAGTTGTGTGAAGGTTTTGAGCAAGACTCGAGACAGCACTACAGgactgtgtctctctctctctgcactggGAAACGTCATACTGGCTTTAGTCAACGGCAGCAAACACATCCCATACAA AGATAGTAAGCTAACCATGCTGTTACGAGAGTCGCTGGGCAACATGAATTGTCGCACCACAATGATAGCTCACATCTCTTCATCTCCTTACAACTTCTCAGAGACTCTCTCCACTCTTCAGATCGCCTCTCGTGTTCTTAGGCTGAAGAAAAAGAAAGCTAAAGTAAGCATG caATACACATCCAGTTCCTCTGGTGGAGAGAGCTCATGCGAAGAAGGAAGAATGCGTCGGCCAACCCAGTTAAGAACCATCCATTCCCGAAATGTTGTTGATTCAGAGATGCCTCTGCTACACCTCTCCAGTGACCCTGAAGACTATTCTAGCAGCGAGCAATCTTGTGACACAGTTATCTATGTGGGTCCAAATGGGTCAGCCCTCTCAGACAAAGAGCTAACAGACAACGAAGGTCCCCCTGAGTTTGTTCCTATCATCCCATCTCTGCATAAAAATATAACAGATAACAGTACGGCTCTTTTGGCATCGCAACCATCACAACAACAGGCTGTAGCCCTGATTGCTCAAGTCTCACAGTCCGTACAGCCAATGCAGAACATTCATCCACAGTCACTTCCACCTGTGCTGGAAGAGGGTCCCGAGTCAGGTAAAAAGGAGAAAGACTGTCTTAAGTGCAACACTTTTGCGGAGCTTCAGGAAAGGCTTGAATGCATTGATGGACGTGAAGAAGTCACAGAATTCCCATTTGAAGAAGCCCCTGCCAACAGAGTTGCCAAACTTGAGCCTGGTCAAGTTGTGAAGGGAACCCAGCAATCCAGTTCTCCCAAAAGAATCTCTAATGACCAGCAACTGGAGGAAATCCGTGAGGCGGTTGAAGAAGCAGAGATTGCTCAATCAATTATTGAAAGCTTGGCACAATGTTCAACAGGCGGTTGTGGACTCTCCACCAGCAGAAGTGTAACAGGTAGCTGTGGGGTTGGACAACTCACTCCTCTGCAGAGGGCCAAGAGCTCCAGCCTACACGACAGCAAAGAATCCATCAGTGGTGGGAGCAGTAGTGAGGGTAAGACTCGTCCTATGGGCTCCCCAAGGTTAGGCATTGCCAGTCTTACTAAAACCTCAGAATACAAACCACCGTCGTCTCCCTCTCAACGCTGCAAAGTGTACACCCAGAAAGGAGTAATGCCTGGCACACCCCCTAACTCATCCCAAAATCTTTATAAAGATTCTAGAAAGTCATCCATGGAGTCTTTGCTTAATCCAGAGTCTAGAACCTCTCCAGTGGGTATGAGTCCTCAGGTCCTAAGAAGATCTTCATCCTGTAATAGCATCGGATCGGCTGAGACGTTGTATGATGATGTTCCCCAGCTGCCTTTGGACAAAAAAGATTTGAAGAACAACACAGCCACAGTTACATTACAACAGCCTTTGGAGCCAAATGGAGAAGATGAGTTGGTATTTACCATGGTGGAAAAGCTGACAATTAGTGGGCTAATGGAAAATGGACGGCCTACCAGTATTATTAGTTTTAACAGTGACTGTTCAGTACAGGCCCTAGCCTCGGGTTCAAGACCTGTTAGTATCATTAGCAGCATAAGTGAAGACCTAGAACATTACAACTCTGCTCCCTGCACTACCAGTGCTACCATTTCAGAAGTCAACATTGCCAAATTCCTGCCTCTCAACAGGGTCGAAGGTGAAGCGCAGGCTAGCCGTCGCTCTTCGATCAGCTCTTGGCTGAGTGAAATGAGTGCTGGAAGTGATGGTGATAGTTTTGTTGCCCAGCAGTGCTTTGGACAAGGTGAAGCACTAGCTGAAGACAGGCTATTGAAAATTCAAGAGGAAGTCGACCTTGAAGGTCTCCTTGAGTCAAATGGGCAAAATAACTCAGAAACTGAGAACGATTTCAATAAAACCGACAAAGTGAATGATAAAAGCACACCCACTAAACACAAACTAGACAATACATCTTTAGCTAGAGCTTCAAGCAGTTATGTTCCTTTTAAAACCACCTTTACCACGCAACCTTGTGCTGCGGTTAAGCCTATGGTTGTGCAAGACTTGCAAGCCAAGAGCTCTTCAGTGAATGACCCCAAATCCTCACCTATTTCAATATCAAGTGAGCTAACTTTTGATGACCCTTGGTTGAAAAGGGAGGGTGGTGAAGAAACCAACCCTATGGAGATGACATTTGAGGCAAAGATAGAGAAAAGAACATTTGAATctgtaaaaagaaaatgtatatttgaaAAGCACAGTAGTGAAGCAGTACATTCGCCTGATTCCATGAATCGAGTGGTGGATGGCTGCGAGATGATCTTTAATGCATCTGAAAGCATAACACAAGTGTACTCTGCAGACATCCTCAGGACAGGTAGTCTCCCTCGTGCGTGGCATCGTTTGAATAAGCAGGATGATCTGGAGGACCCTACATACCGTTATACAAGTGGAGAGTACAAAAGCCTTGGGGTTACTACCTCCACACCCTGCAGTCCCAGGGCCACATTAGAAAGAAGATGTTCAGCAGGGAGGCAGGGTTTCTTTACCCGTCAGAAAGGAATCCCCCCATTGCCACCTGTAAGGAAATCTAGTCTTGACCAGAAGAATAGAGCAAGTCCCCAGCATAACCCAGGAAACACTCATGTACTTGGCAGCACACCTGAAGACCTGGGTGGTAAACATAAAGGACCAAATGTAGAGAGCAGTAGACTCTTTAGTGCCAAACTTGAACAGTTAGCAACCAGAACCAATTCTTTAGGGAGGTCCCATGGGGCACATTATGACTGTTTTTCTCTGGAGAGGGCTGAGAGTTTGACCTCTCTAGTCTCTAAAGGAGGAGTCACAAAAGACAGCACAATGCCAAGGACCGGTAGGAGCGTCAGCCGTGGCTTAATCTCATCACCCACCAATGGACCAAATGGCAACAACAATGTACTGCAGTCACCCAAAGCAAGTCAATCCAAAATTTCTGCTGTTAGCAAACTACTCATGGCAAGTCCCAAAGCTCGAAGCTTATCGACATCGAGCACTAAGACCCTTAGTTTCTCCACAAAGTCACTTCCACAGTCAGTGAACAGAAGCTCGAGTTTGCCACCCAATGGTAAGAACCAGACCCAAAATTCTTGGTCAACGCAGTCCCTAAGTCGTAGTAAGGGGACAGGGTTAGCATCCAAGCTACCACTAAGGGCAGTGAATGGACGAATCTCTGAGCTGCTACAAGGTAGTGCCATCTCACGTGCCTCTCAAGGACGAGGGACTTCTGATACCGAAGACAAAGGAGCAGCAGCGCAAGGGGACGAAAGGCCAGTGGTTCATACTTTGCCTTCTCCATACAGTAAGATTACAGCCCCTAGAAGGCCTCACCGTTGCAGTAGTGGGCACGCCAGTGACAATAGCAGTGTGCTGAGTGGAGAGCTTCCTCCAGCCATGGGAAAGACTGCCTTGTTCTATCACAGTGGTGGCAGCAGTGGCTACGAGAGTATGATACGTGACAGTGAGGCAACAGGAAGCACATCATCTGCTCAGGACTCAATGAGTGAAAACAGCAGTTCCATCAGTGGACGCAGGAGCCTAAAGAATTCAAAGAAAAGAAGTAATACCG GAACCCAAAGACGACGGCTTATTCCTAACCTGACCTTGGACACCTCGTCCCCCGTGAGAAAGCCTGTCATCAGTCCAGGGGTCCGCTGGGTGGACGGGCCCCTCCGGCCTGCGCAGAGAGGCCTGACCGAACCGTTCGAGATCAAGGTTTATGAGATTGATGATGTTGAGCGTCTACAGAGAAGACGTACCGCAGGCAATAAA GAAGTCCTGTACTTCAGTGCCAAACTGAAAATCCTGGAGCACCGACAGCAGAGGATCTCGGAGGTGAGGGCTAAATATGACTGGCTGAAGAAAGAGCTGGAACAGACCAAACAACATCTGATGCTGGAGCCGGAGAAATGGACCACTGAAT TTGACCTTCAGCAGACGTTCGAAGTGGACTCTCTGGAGTACTTGGAGGCTCTGGAGTTTGTCACGGAGCGACTGGAGAACCGGGTCAACTTCTGCAAAGCTCATCTAATGATGATCACGTGCTTTGACATCACCTGTCGGCGACGGTAA